A genomic stretch from Edaphobacter aggregans includes:
- a CDS encoding DUF11 domain-containing protein, giving the protein MKSVSFLRIIVAVACTVTATSNMYAQTNSILLFGPTNVRQSTNGTGFGANQVVFNSSTLALNCGSSPIRAVLSSTPDGTGNVLADNFVNLTVTTSSGSSGPVNVCRGGSSDSTPDGIQLDCFTPGYQIPAGQGNLTGQNPDTFTSTGGVAPIDISSSLQPGSIQIKIDLVDTGSFLASSTLYLDTSCTQAGVTGPAKVTGNPIPQNNPPASALTQNFPFDSSTNQQVQFTYDLSVAQGAGSLAITDGTIPNTADLPIDPLSFQPVWVPGTSFATSSCLIHTGELLPNGQPACKLFTLECQVGASSSESGAFCPLSKLRNEIFEDIFDGPSFTLPDITLPNGPTFHQGVGFLMAKEGWTGGPCIFDPAAGLGTELCPQNLLTDFSGPGLYALSGTGDHPNSTFIPVAGVPEDLTTVTVEGQHPGGWINSQTPTVDFSSQPPDLSTLVPALPGQSSFVPAPIQSITYGTALASAVPQPSPKLPIATDTVLTNSVSCPTSAAPTTPAASVFTASSQISFPTDGQYLLHYFAQDCAGTEELKFTQDANFSWSTSFYTVPINIDTVAPTVSSLKFSLAPSTNSGVANSYTLGEQVTVTYSCKDDRSGIVTCGTATFAPGTTLNTGPITNTVDTSSPGIKTFLANVVDAAGNHTSASATYQVVAPAVNLVIAKVAPLLVRHNDSFTYDIAAANLGDTTASKVVVTDPLPAGVTFLSATAQVFACDLRGCTIPSANAHCSFASNTVSCDANTLAPSKLLRFSALVIQIVVRADASKGTVIKNTASVSSANPDSHPGNNQSTASTLVR; this is encoded by the coding sequence ATGAAATCTGTATCTTTTCTGCGCATCATCGTCGCCGTTGCATGCACTGTAACAGCCACTTCTAACATGTACGCCCAGACGAATTCCATCCTGCTCTTTGGCCCAACGAACGTTCGCCAATCCACCAACGGTACGGGATTCGGCGCGAATCAGGTGGTCTTCAACAGCTCGACTCTGGCCCTGAACTGCGGCTCTTCGCCCATTCGGGCCGTGCTCTCCTCTACTCCCGATGGCACAGGAAATGTTCTCGCCGATAACTTCGTTAACCTGACGGTTACGACAAGCAGCGGTTCCAGCGGCCCAGTGAATGTTTGCCGTGGTGGGTCTTCCGACTCCACACCGGACGGAATTCAGCTTGATTGCTTCACCCCCGGCTACCAGATTCCGGCTGGGCAAGGTAATCTCACCGGGCAGAATCCTGATACCTTTACAAGCACTGGCGGAGTCGCTCCCATCGATATCAGCAGCAGTCTTCAGCCCGGCTCCATACAGATAAAGATTGACCTGGTCGACACAGGCTCATTCCTGGCGAGTTCGACCCTTTATCTGGATACAAGCTGCACGCAAGCAGGTGTCACAGGTCCAGCCAAGGTCACCGGCAACCCCATTCCACAAAACAACCCTCCGGCTTCAGCGCTGACCCAGAATTTCCCATTTGACTCCTCCACAAACCAGCAGGTTCAATTCACCTATGACTTATCCGTAGCGCAGGGCGCAGGCAGTCTTGCGATTACAGACGGCACGATCCCAAATACCGCGGATCTACCCATCGATCCTTTATCGTTCCAGCCTGTCTGGGTTCCCGGCACGTCATTTGCTACCTCAAGTTGCCTGATCCACACCGGCGAACTGTTGCCAAATGGCCAGCCAGCTTGCAAGCTCTTCACGCTGGAGTGTCAGGTTGGCGCCAGTTCCAGTGAGAGTGGCGCCTTCTGCCCCCTATCAAAGCTTCGTAACGAGATCTTCGAAGACATATTCGACGGCCCCAGCTTCACTCTTCCTGACATCACTCTTCCAAACGGCCCAACCTTCCATCAAGGCGTCGGCTTCCTGATGGCCAAGGAAGGGTGGACCGGAGGCCCCTGCATCTTCGATCCTGCAGCAGGCCTCGGCACGGAACTCTGTCCACAAAACCTGCTAACAGATTTCTCAGGACCGGGGCTCTATGCCTTGTCTGGAACCGGTGATCACCCCAATTCAACCTTCATCCCCGTGGCAGGCGTTCCAGAGGATCTGACCACCGTCACTGTTGAAGGCCAGCACCCTGGTGGATGGATCAACAGCCAGACTCCTACGGTAGATTTTTCCAGCCAGCCGCCGGACCTCTCCACTCTTGTGCCTGCTCTACCCGGACAAAGCAGCTTTGTGCCAGCGCCTATACAGAGCATCACTTACGGCACAGCTCTTGCCTCAGCCGTTCCTCAACCCTCTCCAAAACTGCCCATCGCCACCGATACTGTTCTGACAAATTCTGTCTCCTGCCCAACGTCGGCCGCACCCACCACGCCTGCGGCTTCTGTCTTCACTGCGTCTTCACAAATCTCCTTTCCTACAGACGGCCAGTATCTCCTTCACTATTTCGCCCAGGACTGCGCCGGAACCGAAGAGCTCAAATTCACTCAGGACGCAAACTTCAGCTGGTCGACGTCTTTTTACACGGTCCCAATCAACATAGACACCGTGGCTCCCACCGTATCCAGCCTGAAGTTTTCTCTCGCACCGTCCACCAATAGCGGGGTTGCGAACTCCTACACGCTGGGCGAGCAAGTCACCGTGACGTATAGCTGTAAGGACGACCGGTCCGGAATCGTCACGTGCGGCACAGCAACCTTTGCCCCGGGAACCACCTTGAACACCGGCCCCATTACCAACACGGTGGATACCTCAAGCCCCGGTATCAAGACGTTTCTCGCCAACGTAGTCGACGCCGCTGGAAATCACACGTCTGCTTCGGCAACATACCAGGTCGTTGCTCCCGCGGTAAATCTTGTCATAGCTAAAGTCGCACCGCTCCTGGTACGTCACAATGACTCGTTTACGTATGACATCGCTGCGGCCAATCTCGGCGACACCACGGCCTCAAAGGTTGTCGTGACCGACCCACTCCCTGCCGGCGTCACATTCCTCAGCGCCACCGCACAGGTCTTTGCCTGCGACTTGAGAGGTTGCACAATCCCCTCAGCGAATGCCCACTGCTCGTTTGCGAGCAATACTGTCAGCTGTGATGCAAATACACTAGCTCCTTCGAAATTGTTACGCTTCTCCGCGCTGGTCATTCAGATTGTCGTTCGAGCCGACGCATCCAAAGGAACGGTGATAAAGAATACCGCGAGTGTAAGTAGCGCCAATCCCGATTCGCACCCGGGCAACAACCAGTCGACAGCAAGCACACTGGTACGGTGA